caattcggctcagatcggtccagatttggatatagctgccatatacaccgcatttattgtcggatttcgccgagatttggaagagtaagttgtgttaggctcttcgacatatttctgcaatttggcccagatcagttaagagttagatatagcttccatataaaccgagctttcGATTTAtaagccataaaagacgcatttattgtccgatgtcgccaaaattcggaatagtgagttgtgttaggctttttgacatctctctttaatttggccaagatcgatttagatttggatatagctgccatatagaccgatcccttgttttaagcatttattgtcccgtttcgctgaaatttgggacagtgatttatgttaggctttacaacatccgtgtcgtatatggttcagatcgttctatatttggGTATGGCTACATAAATtagcaatattttgttccacaaatgaccaatgacttttacttcgatatagctgctatggggcaataaattatgcatttttcaccggattatgacaaaaggttggtggtttacatatatacccaaggtggtgggtatccaaagttcggcccgaccgaacttaacgcctttttacttgtaaatATTAAGCCAAAGATAATTGCttaacttactttaattggctatgacagaatatttgttccaacaGCCAAACGtataatagcgttccaagttcctcgatcttctgtgcttattcaaaaatctctgacaccaagtttctaggTGACTGCCACCACTTGatgtttccatcgggcttttggtcttcccggtttgcgtgtgccATCGTGTTTGCCAAAGATATGTATTGGGTGTTTTTATTAAAGCTTTTATCTTACggcaacactagtttaaacagctcactcacgtttcgtgttttgtttcactgacaaacatcttcagtttggtctataatttaaccatgaattgtcttaccaaggaacaacgcttgcaaattattgaattttgttttgaaaatgcGTGCTCTTATAAGAaggttcatcgcgcgcttcttccaatttacgacgaagctcatttttggctcaaagggtatgtaaataagcagaatcgtCGATTTCGGagagaagatcagccagaagcattgcaagagctatcaatgcattcagaaaatgtcacagtttggggtggtttatgggctggttgcATCATTGGACCGAACTTCTCCAAagacgatgcgaatcgtaatgtaacggtgaatggtgagcgctatcgtgagataatatccaactttttgcccaaaatccaagagcttgacttgcattatatggggtttcaacaagacggtgccacatgccacacagcacgcgtaacaatggacttattgagaggtgaattcggtgaacattttatttctcatTCGGGACCGAGACCGATAttttgtgaggctatgttaaagctcatgtcatTACAGACATGCCCGCTTCAGTTGactcattggaagacaacattgaagcacttATAAGTGAGATACctgccgaaatgttgaaaagagtatgccaaaattggacaaagcgAATGGACCcttgagacgcagtcacggtcaacatttgcatgaaataatcttcaaacattaaattatatggaccgtactatcgattcaaataaagacttCATGCATTCTTATAATTTGTatgcgttttttataccctccaccataagatggggggtatactaatatcgtcattctgtttgtaactactcgaaatattcgtctgagaccccataaagtatatatattcttgatcgtcgcgacattttatgtcgatctagccatgtccgtccgtctgtccgtccgtccgtccgtctgtctgtcgaaagcacgctaacttccgaaggagtaaagctagccgcttgaaattttgcacaaatacttctaattagtgtaggtcggttggtattgtaaatgggccatatcggtccatgttttgatatagatgccatataaagcgatcttgggtcttgacttcttgagcccctagaatgcgcaattcttatccgattcgaatgaaattttgcacgacgtgttttgttatgatgtccaacaactttgcaaagtatggtttagatcggtttataacctgatatagctgccatataaaccgatcttgggtcttgacttcttgagcctctagagtgcgcaattcttatccgattggaatgaaattttgcacgacgtgttttgttacgatatccaacaactatgccaagtatggttcaaatcggttaataacctgatatagctgccatataaaccgatcttggatcttgacttcttgagcctctagaggtcgcaattattatccgatttgcctgaaattatgtactacggatcctctcatgaccatcaacataggtgtttattatgatctgaatcggtctatagcccgatacagctcccatataaatcgatctctctattttacttcttgagcccccaaagggcgcaattcttattcgaattggctgacattttacacaggtctccaacatgtaataatataataatagcagagcaaatcttttcttatatccttttttgcctaagaagagatgccgggaaaagaactcggcaaatgcgatccatggtggagggtatgtaagattcggcccggccgaatttagcacgcttttacttgtttttttttttttttttgaaaaacattccTATAGATCTtttaaaatcaccctttatgtagaTATAAATACCGATATAACCAGGTACCCTGCTTTGGCTTCTTGACGTTCTAAAAGActcaattttagtcaaatttgactgaaatccaGTTCATGAAGTACAATTAGGTACACTCAATGGCGCCCATAAACCCATATatcttatttaaaatatttgttgcaCATGTTTATCAGGTGGGTAATATCGGCTGATTTTATTGCTTTTTTAGACGCTTGTATTCCACTGTTCGAAAAAAATCATAGTTTCTTACAAAACTTACATCGATTAGAATTTGAttcataaaaaatgcatacgTCATCGTTGTGAGTACAGACACAAATTGCTATATCGCTTAATCTCTCGCAGAGAAGTCAGTTCTGGCTGATACGTACAACAGAGCTTTATAAATACATTGAGTTTCAATCGCATTTATGACATTCAATGAACAGAGCTCAAAGCATTAAAATCTAAATGGAATAATAGCACAAAGCgtgaaatataaaaaagaagaaacaaaaacgCAATAGTGAAAAACTCAACAAAACTTAGAAAAATACAACAAGAAAATTCAAATATCAAATTTAGTGGCAACAtctcatataaaaaaacaaaaaataataaataaacccCAAGTGTTGTATATCAAAAACCGCATAAAAatcataccaaaaaaaaaaaacaaatcaattaaTCACTGTCTTTGCAATTGGAATTTCTACTGCCACTAAAGCTCCCCTCAACATGACAACATCCATAAGCTCATTACTGCAAGCCCTGCGCATAACACCCATCTCTAAGTCTGAGAAAAAGGTTCAACAGCAGCCAACACTTAAAGTTTTAGCCGATCAAAAGGTTTCTCTTCGACAAATTTCTCTGGAGGCTGTATCCCACCATGATGATTACTCCGATTGTTGGGTGGTGATCTATGATCGAGTTTATGATGTTACCAACTTCCTACAACACCATCCTGGCGGTGCTGATGTTATTATGGATCATGCTGGTCGTGATGCCACCTTGGCATTTCATGGCACTGGCCATTCACGCGATGCCATAGAGCAAATGCGAGATTATTTGATTGGTGAACTGCCGGAACATGAGAGAATATTTCGCACCAACAACAGTCAAGTGTTGTTATCTGGAATACCGGAATAAAATGGAACCCTGCGCTTATAGGATAGACCTTATTGGCAtagaattaaaaatgttttgaacTGTTGTGTTTTCATGCCTTGCGCATGAAGTGCAAGTATTCTGACAAATTTTATAGCATGCGCCATTTCAACAATTATTTCCTAGTGATGCCCGACACCGCCTGCGTTTCTATTGATTTTtgtcaattaaattatttattcaaTATTACCAAGtaagatttttatatttatttatgattttttttataattaaaaatctCATCTGGAGATTTTTCTATGTTACCTCTGAAAGGAAGGCCCTTAAGACATATGTTGGGCTCTTCTTGCAGGGACAACAACAATTGTAAGATATTCAACTAATGTAGTTTTTATTAGCTTAAAAAGATTTACGTTTTAAATTATTAGCTAAAATCTTAGACTTAGTATTGTATTCACTTAACTATCAGCTTTAAAATATATACAACTTAATTTCATCTATAATTCAGTTAGTaatgcatatttttttattttacatggTAGATAGGAAGGTATCAAGTAAATCATTAAGCTGGTGGTGTTACTTCATCCATGTGTGCTGCAATTTATCCACTCACACACCTTGCAATGTAATATGAAACAAGTGAAATGTATTAAGTTCAGCCGAGCCGagcgatggacggacagacatggatagatcgactaagaatggcaaaaacaattaagaatacatttaaataccctacaccactattgtggtacagggtattataacttagtgaatttgtttgtaacacccaaaaggaaaagagcTGGACCCATTGATCCGATCGATCAAGACTGTGGTACTGAGTATGGGTactttgttcatttgtttgcaacgttaagaaggagaagagctagacccattgattagtataccgatcggcctataatcacttcctgattcgatttagccatgtccgtctttctgtgcgtgtattcttgtgatcaagataCAGGTCGCATTAGTTGTCCGACtgtcacaaaatttgacacaagttTCTTTTTTGATTGAAGgataaacgctattgatttaggcgaaaatcggttcagatttggatatagctcccatatgtatgtatcgcccgacttgcacttaaatggccgtagtaaatACAATATTccatcgatctgcacaaaatttggcacggattgttttgttactgatcttagtacatctgcaaaatttcatcgaaatcggttcagatttggatatagctcccatatatatttttcatcatcatcttttaaggctttagtagTCCCACctttacgaaatttggcacgatatGTCTTCTTTAACGTTCCAATAcgcgtgcaaaattccatcgaaatcggttcagatttggatatagctcccatatatatttttcatccgatatggccttttaaggctttagtagTCCCACCTTTACGCAATTTGACACGATATGTCTtctttgacgttccaatacgcgtgcgaaatttcatcgaaatcggttcagatttggatttatctcccatatatatttttcatccgatatgtccatttaaggctgtagtagtcaCACCTTTACTAAATTTGGCATGATATGTCTtctttgacgttccaatacgtgtgcaaaatttcatcaaaatcggtttagatttaaatatagctcccatatatatttttcatccgatatggacttttaaggctgtaaggccgatctttacaaattttttttggacgTCCCAATACATTTGCAggagttcatcaaaattggttcagatttagatatagctcccatataaattttaCATCCGATATGGATTATTAAAGCTGTGGTAGCTATAatattggtccgatctttacaaaattttataacgaGGTGTTTTTTTTCACGTCCTAATACGTGCACAAAACTTCATAAAAGTCGGGCCATATTTAAATTTGGTTAgatcggctccgcccgacttttgcgtttccttactagttttttGTAGCGTGGAGATTTTTTCCACGGTATTCAAGGTATTCACATGGTTTTAAGCGTCGTTTGGACGTGGTGTTGATATCTTTGAACTCTAAGACGGCGGTAACCGTTCATTGTTGCCCGATCGTCGCGGGTTCAAACTACGGTCTGACGCAGCCGAATTTTTTAGCACTAAACCACTACTGTGTGGCAGGCTATTATgtcttagtgcatttgtttgtaacacccaagaCGAAGagaggcccattgataagtataccgatcgactcagaatcgctttctgaatcggtttagctatgtccgtgcgtccatctgtccatgttaacttgTGTACAAGGTACAATTCGCAATTTCCATCGCATCGTCtgcaaatttagcacagatcttttttatacccaccaccgaaggatgggggtatatacattttgtcattctgtttgcaacacatcgaaatatccatttccgaccctataaagtatatatattcttgatcagcgtaaaaatctaagacgatctagacatgcccgtccgtctgtctgttgaaatcacgctacagtctttaaaaatagagatattgagctgaaattttgcacaggttctttttttgtccataagcaggttaagtttgaagatgggcaatatcggactatatcttgatatagcctccatatagaccgatgcgacgatttaaggtctttggcccataaaagccacatattctatccgatgttgctgaaatttaatgcagtgagttatgtaaggccctttgacatcattcgtcaatttggctcagatcggtccagatttggatatagctgccatatagaccgatccgacgatttggggtctttagcccatttattatccgattttgttgacatttgggacagtgagttgtgttagacccttcgacttcctttgttaatttggaacggatcggttcagatttggatatagctgccatatagaccgatcctccgatgtaggg
The Stomoxys calcitrans chromosome 3, idStoCalc2.1, whole genome shotgun sequence genome window above contains:
- the LOC106081701 gene encoding uncharacterized protein LOC106081701; amino-acid sequence: MTTSISSLLQALRITPISKSEKKVQQQPTLKVLADQKVSLRQISLEAVSHHDDYSDCWVVIYDRVYDVTNFLQHHPGGADVIMDHAGRDATLAFHGTGHSRDAIEQMRDYLIGELPEHERIFRTNNSQVLLSGIPE